The Brassica napus cultivar Da-Ae chromosome C7, Da-Ae, whole genome shotgun sequence genome has a segment encoding these proteins:
- the LOC106449348 gene encoding uncharacterized protein LOC106449348, with protein sequence MAKAMEVWVGEMKKMGEKINRRNPLMQKKKSTSSVVSEQQQGEEERRLKQKVREKDEAATMSEITVCLLMDRFVPW encoded by the coding sequence atggcaAAAGCTATGGAGGTCTGGGTGGGAGAGATGAAAAAGATGGGTGAGAAGATAAACCGTAGAAACCCATTGATGCAAAAGAAGAAGAGTACATCTTCTGTTGTGTCTGAACAACagcaaggagaagaagaaagaaggctTAAACAAAAGGTAAGAGAGAAAGATGAAGCTGCAACCATGTCTGAGATCACTGTGTGTCTTCTCATGGACCGTTTTGTTCCATGGTGA